Within Xanthomonas theicola, the genomic segment CCCACCAGCGGGAAGCGGCGCAGGATCTTGCCCTGGCCGGTGCCGGCCAGGGCGTCCTTGAAATTCACCGACGACCAGGCGCCGCGGACCATCACTTCGCCCGGGCTGAGCTGGTCCAGCGTCACTGGCTCGACCGCGGCGCGGTGGCCCGCGGCGTCCTGGTGGATGTGGAAGGCGGGGAAGCTGGCAGGGAGCGACATGGCGGAGACCTTGGTCGACGCGAAGCAATGCACCAAGATAGCCCTTTCGAACCGTCGGATCTGCCCCATACTTGTAGAATCGGCGACTCACTTACGGTGAACGGCGCGGATCCACGCACCGCCACCTTCCCATCTTGGAGCATGCATGGCCTGGAATACACCCGGCGGCAAGGGCGGAGACGGCCCGGACAATCACGGGCGCAATCCCTGGAAGCCTCGTGAAGGCAACGGCGGCGGCAGGTGGGGCGGGATGCCCGGTCCATTGAAAGATCTGTTCGGCGGCGACGGCGGCGACATCGGCCGCTGGGTGCTGGGCGCGGTGGTGGTGTTGCTGCTGTTCAGCAGCTTCCAGCTGATCGGCGAGCAGCAGCGCGGCGTGGTGCTGCGCTTCGGCCAGTACTCGCGGATCCTGCAGCCGGGTCCGAACTTCAAGCTGCCGTGGCCGATCGAGTCGGTGCGCAAGGTCAATGCCACCGAGATCAAGACCTTCTCCAACCAGGTGCCGGTGCTGACCCGCGACGAGAACATCGTCAGCGTCTCGCTCAACGTGCAGTACCGCATCGACGACCCGCGCATGTACATGTTCGGCTCGCGCGACGCCGACCAGGTGCTGGAGCAGGCCGCGCAGAGCGCGGTGCGCGAGCAGGTCGGCCGCGCCGACCTCAACGTGGTGCTGAACAACCGCGGGCCGATGGCCACCGCCGCCCGCGATCGACTGCAGGCCGCGCTCAGCGCCTACCGCACCGGCCTGATCGTGACCGGGCTGACCCTGCCCGACGCGCGTCCGCCCGAAGAAGTGAAGCCTGCCTTCGACGAGGTCAACGGCGCGCAGCAGGTCAAGGAGCGGCTGATCAACGAGGCCCAGGCCTACGCCGCCAAGGTGGTGCCGGAGGCCCGCGGCCAGGCCGCGCGCACCCGCACCGTCGCCGAGGGCTACAAGGAAGCGGCGATCGCCCGCGCGCAGGGCGACGCCGAGCGCTTCAGCCTGCTGCAGCAGCAGTACCAGAACGCGCCGGAGGTCACCCGCAAGCGGCTGTGGCTGGAAACCGTGCAGAAGGTGCTGTCGGAGAACCGCAAGGTCGTCGGCGGCGACGGCCGCCAGCTGATCTACGTGCCGATGCCGGCCGATGGCGGCAAGAGCGCCGGCAGCGCCGCGCCGCCGCCATCCAGCAGCGGTGGCGTGCCGACGCTGCCGCAGGGCGTCCTGATGCCGTCGCTGTCCAGCAGCGCGGCCGAGAGTATCCGCAGTCCGGAGCGCACGCCGCGCCCGAGCGGCCGTGAGGAGGTGCAGCCATGAGAATGTCCCTGTGGGCGGGCGTCGCGGTGATCGTGCTGTTCGCGCTGCTCAGTTCGGTGTTCGTGGTGCGCGAGGACCAGACCGCGATGGTGCTGAACCTGGGCCGCGTGGCCCGCGCCGACCTCAAGCCGGGCCTGCACTTCAAGCTGCCGCTGGTGGAGACGGCGCGTGTGTTCGATCGCCGCTTCCAGGTGCTGGACACGCCGCCGGCGCGCTACTTCACCGCCGAGCAGAAGGATGTCAGCGTCGACTTCTTCGCGATCGGCTACATCTCCGACGTGCGCGCCTTCTACCGCGCCACCGGCGGCGACGAGAAAGTGGCCAACGCGCGCCTGGCGCCGATCATCATCGATTCGCTGCGCAACCAGATCAACGCGCGCACCCTGCAGCAGCTGGTGTCCGGCGACCGCGGCGAACTGATCGCCCAGCAGCTGAGCGCGATCAACGCCGCCGGCAAGACCCTGGGCATGCAGATCACCGACCTGCGCATCAAGCAGATCGACCTGCCCACCGACAGTCAGGTGATCACCGACGTGTACGAGCGCATGCGCGCGCAACGCAAGCAGGAGGCCAGCAAACTGCGCGCCGAGGGCGAGGAGCAGGCGCTGACCATCCGTGCCCAGGCCGACCGCCAGAGCACGGTGCTGGTCGCCGAGGCCGAGCGCGACGCGCAGAAGTTGCGCGGCGAAGGCGACGCCGGGGCCGCCAGCGTCTACGGCAAGGCCGGCTCGGCCGATCCGTCGTTCTACGCGTTCTACCGCAGTCTGGAGGCCTACCGCGGCGCGATGGCCGACGGCAACGCGGTGATCGTGCTGGACAAGAACGACCCGTTCCTGCAGTACCTCAAGAGCGAGCGCTGAGGGTGTGACTCGGCACTCGGGACTGCAGGGATGGGATCCCGGCCCAAATCGCGGTCAAGCGATTGGCGAAAAAGTGCCGCTTTCTCGAAAAAAGCTTTTTTGCAATTCCAGACCACCCGCTTTCTCTAGTAGGAAGGCCTTCAGCCCCGACGCCTTGCCGATCACGTGTCGGTGCCGAGGCCCCTCCCAAAGAAAAGCAGGAATGCGGGTGCACACCGCTTCGGTCCGGCCGCGCGGCGGCCCATCCGCCCTTTCCTGAGAACCCCCATGCACGATCTGATCGCCGCGGTGTGCCTGATCGTGATGCTCGAGGGCCTGTTCCTGCTGGTGGCGCCGGAGGCCTGGAGGCGGCTGGTGCAGCAGATGCTGGCCATGCCGGTCGCGCAGCTGCGCCTGGCCGGCGGCGTCGCCCTGGCGGTGGGGCTGCTGGCCCTGTGGTGGGTCCGCGGCTGAGCGGCGGCCGATCCGCCGTGCTTGCCCGCGTCCGCTGAACGCGCCGCCCGAGGGGGTGGTGACGGTCGCCCAAAACCCGGAGAATGCACAAAAGCCGGCCGGGCCTGCTCCATGCGAGCGTCTCGGCCGGCTTTTTCCGTGTATGGGCCTGCCGCCGCCTGGACCTTCCCCGATGGAGCGGCTGCAGCGGTGCCGGCAAGCGCCCATGCGCGGCCACCACATCCGTGCGGCCCCGATGGCCGCGCAGCAAACCAGGAGTTACCCCGTCATGGGTCAGTCAGTTGTTGTGCTCGGTGCCCAGTGGGGCGATGAAGGCAAGGGCAAGATCGTCGATCTGCTTACCGAGGAGATCGGCGCCGTCGTGCGCTTCCAGGGCGGCCACAACGCCGGCCACACCCTCGTCATCAATGGCAAGAAGACCGTGCTGCACCTGATCCCGTCCGGCATCCTGCGCGAAGACGCGCTGTGCCTGATCGGCAACGGCGTGGTGATCTCGCCGGCCGCGCTGCGCAAGGAGATCGAGGAATTGGAGACCTCCGGCGTGGAAGTGCGTTCGCGCCTGAAGATCTCCCCGGCTGCGCCGCTGATCATGCCGTACCACATCGCCCTGGACCAGGCCCGCGAGAAGGCCGCCGGCGGCAAGGCCATCGGCACCACCGGCCGCGGCATCGGCCCGGCGTACGAAGACAAGGTCGCCCGCCGCGGCATCCGCATCGCCGACCTGCACTACCCGCCGCAGTTGGAAGAGCTGCTGCGCACCGCGCTGGACTACCACAACTTCGTGCTGACCCAGTACCTGGGCGTGGACGCGGTCGATTTCCAGAAGACCTTCGACGAGGCGCTGGCCTTCGGCGAGTACGTGCAGCCGATGAAGTACGACGTGGCCGGGATCCTCCACGACTTGCGCAAGCAGGGCAAGCACGTGCTGTTCGAAGGCGCGCAGGGCGCACTGCTGGACATCGACCACGGCACCTACCCGTACGTGACCAGTTCCAACACCACCGTCGGTGGCGCGCTGGCCGGCACCGGCGTGGGCGCCGACGCCATCGACTACGTGCTGGGCATCGCCAAGGCCTACGCCACCCGCGTCGGCGGCGGCCCGTTCCCGACCGAACTGGACGATGAGATCGGCCAGGGCATCCGCGACCGCGGCGCCGAGTATGGCGCCTCCACCGGCCGCCCGCGCCGCTGCGGCTGGATGGACATCGTCGCGCTCAAGCGCGCCGTCGCCATCAACGGCATCTCCGGCCTGTGCATCACCAAGCTCGACGTGCTTGATGGCATGGAGAAACTGAAGATCTGCATCGCCTACGAATACCGCGGCAAGCGCACCGAGTACGCCCCGCTCGACGCCCAGGGCTGGGAAGAGTGCACCCCGGTGTACCTGGAGTTTCCAGGCTGGACCGAGAACACCCACGGTATCACCGTGTGGGACGAGCTGCCGCCGGCCGCGCGCGCCTACCTGCGCGCGCTGGAGGAACTGGCGGGGTGCCCGGTCTCGATCGTGTCGACGGGTCCGGATCGGGACCACACGATGGTGTTGCAGGATCCGTTTGCGTGATCCGGCGTCCCGTTCGACCATGGCCTGCATCAGCTTGTGCCTGAGTAGTCAGGCGGTGTTGTAGGCTGCCGCCGTAGGTCCAGCGCCGGGATGCCGTTCTTGTGCTGGGTGAGCACAGACATGGCTAAAAACCAGATCGGCAGCGACAGCTTGGTGTCGGCCAACAAACGTGCCGCGCGTGAGCGAGCTCTGGTGCTTGCCGCGGTTGCACTGGAACGGGTCGCGGCTGTGCAGATGGCAGCCGCGGCGATGCCCGCAGGCCGGGCACACGAAGCCTTGCGGCCCGCACTGCTGCCACAGCGCCTGCCGGCTTGGCTGCCGTAGCGCTCCAGGAACGCCGGCAGACTCAGGCGCGGCTGGAACTGAATCAGGAACTAAGGGAAGGTCTGAACAACGCCGTCAGAGGATGAGGCAATCCAAATCGGCCACGCTGACGGCACTCAGCCCTTGGTTTTCGCCGTCTCCGGCGCATTTTCGGGGTATTGCCCGGGTTACAGGCACACCCTCCCCACGACAGGCATCAACTGCTTTGGCTTCATCCACAGGTTCGACAGCGCAAATCGCATGTGGCGGAAGTGAATCAAGTCGTTCTTTGATGCGACGAAGGAGAGA encodes:
- the hflK gene encoding FtsH protease activity modulator HflK; the protein is MAWNTPGGKGGDGPDNHGRNPWKPREGNGGGRWGGMPGPLKDLFGGDGGDIGRWVLGAVVVLLLFSSFQLIGEQQRGVVLRFGQYSRILQPGPNFKLPWPIESVRKVNATEIKTFSNQVPVLTRDENIVSVSLNVQYRIDDPRMYMFGSRDADQVLEQAAQSAVREQVGRADLNVVLNNRGPMATAARDRLQAALSAYRTGLIVTGLTLPDARPPEEVKPAFDEVNGAQQVKERLINEAQAYAAKVVPEARGQAARTRTVAEGYKEAAIARAQGDAERFSLLQQQYQNAPEVTRKRLWLETVQKVLSENRKVVGGDGRQLIYVPMPADGGKSAGSAAPPPSSSGGVPTLPQGVLMPSLSSSAAESIRSPERTPRPSGREEVQP
- the hflC gene encoding protease modulator HflC — translated: MRMSLWAGVAVIVLFALLSSVFVVREDQTAMVLNLGRVARADLKPGLHFKLPLVETARVFDRRFQVLDTPPARYFTAEQKDVSVDFFAIGYISDVRAFYRATGGDEKVANARLAPIIIDSLRNQINARTLQQLVSGDRGELIAQQLSAINAAGKTLGMQITDLRIKQIDLPTDSQVITDVYERMRAQRKQEASKLRAEGEEQALTIRAQADRQSTVLVAEAERDAQKLRGEGDAGAASVYGKAGSADPSFYAFYRSLEAYRGAMADGNAVIVLDKNDPFLQYLKSER
- a CDS encoding DUF2065 domain-containing protein gives rise to the protein MHDLIAAVCLIVMLEGLFLLVAPEAWRRLVQQMLAMPVAQLRLAGGVALAVGLLALWWVRG
- a CDS encoding adenylosuccinate synthase — encoded protein: MGQSVVVLGAQWGDEGKGKIVDLLTEEIGAVVRFQGGHNAGHTLVINGKKTVLHLIPSGILREDALCLIGNGVVISPAALRKEIEELETSGVEVRSRLKISPAAPLIMPYHIALDQAREKAAGGKAIGTTGRGIGPAYEDKVARRGIRIADLHYPPQLEELLRTALDYHNFVLTQYLGVDAVDFQKTFDEALAFGEYVQPMKYDVAGILHDLRKQGKHVLFEGAQGALLDIDHGTYPYVTSSNTTVGGALAGTGVGADAIDYVLGIAKAYATRVGGGPFPTELDDEIGQGIRDRGAEYGASTGRPRRCGWMDIVALKRAVAINGISGLCITKLDVLDGMEKLKICIAYEYRGKRTEYAPLDAQGWEECTPVYLEFPGWTENTHGITVWDELPPAARAYLRALEELAGCPVSIVSTGPDRDHTMVLQDPFA